From a single Phalacrocorax aristotelis chromosome 1, bGulAri2.1, whole genome shotgun sequence genomic region:
- the LOC142061609 gene encoding uncharacterized protein LOC142061609 — MDQGEEQDHEALEEADMGGEVGPLPVHVASTDQQDILAAGSRGREEQFGDSHGSRCGSPEVQQGDCEEEEGEAAKLSCSDISLVKRQERRVAAASRQVPCAERPTICSECGKGFSRSTHLIQHQRMHTGERPFLCGECGKGFSQSSHLIQHRRVHTGQKPYTCAECGKSFSQSSNLLKHQRIHTGLKPYVCGECGKIFSDSSTCIKHQRMHTGERPYKCPACGKSFSQHSHLLQHQRAHDGIRPYACGQCGKRFGQSSDLINHAHTHTGEKPYKCSQCGRGFSGNSNLIKHTRIHTGEQPYRCTQCGESFRFQPQLVRHQKHHTE, encoded by the exons CAGACATGG GTGGTGAGGTAGGTCCCCTTCCAGTTCACGTTGCAAGCACAGATCAGCAGGACATCTTGGCAGCAGGGtccagaggaagagaggaacaGTTTGGGGACAGCCATGGAAGTCGGTGTGGCTCCCCAGAGGTGCAGCAAGGTGactgtgaggaggaggagggggaagcgGCTAAGCTGTCTTGCTCTGATATCAGCCTGGTGAAAAGACAGGAGAGAAGGGTGGCAGCAGCGTCACGGCAAGTCCCTTGTGCAGAGCGGCCCACCATCTGCTCCGAGTGTGGCAAGGGCTTCAGTCGGAGCACCCACCTCATCCAGCACCAGCGAATGCACACTGGGGAGCGCCCGTTCCTGTGCGGGGAGTGTGGCAAGGGCTTCAGCCAGAGCTCTCATCTCATCCAGCACCGGCGGGTCCACACAGGCCAGAAACCCTACACCTGTGCTGAGTGTGGGAAGAGCTTCAGCCAGAGCTCCAACCTCCTCAAGCACCAGCGTATCCACACTGGGCTAAAACCCTACGTGTGTGGCGAGTGCGGGAAGATTTTCAGCGACAGCTCCACCTGCATCAAACACCAGCGCATGCATACGGGCGAGCGGCCCTACAAGTGCCCAGCTTGCGGGAAAAGCTTCAGCCAACACTCCCACCTCCTTCAGCACCAGCGAGCCCACGACGGCATCCGGCCTTATGCCTGCGGGCAGTGTGGCAAACGTTTTGGGCAGAGCTCTGACCTGATTAACCATGCTCATACCCACACCGGCGAGAAGCCTTACAAATGCAGCCAGTGCGGCCGGGGCTTCAGTGGCAACTCCAACCTGATCAAGCATACCCGCATCCACACTGGGGAGCAGCCGTACCGCTGCACCCAGTGTGGGGAGAGCTTTCGGTTCCAGCCCCAGCTGGTGCGCCACCAGAAGCACCATACGGAGTAG